A portion of the Natronococcus sp. AD-5 genome contains these proteins:
- a CDS encoding acyl-CoA thioesterase translates to MNDAFTVEVPVRFRDLDPLDHVNHAVYASYIETVRIDYIKDVLGQRQQDLSFVIANLEISYERPITLGDEPVVALSVTDLGETSCTMAYEIRVDGEIAATAETVMVHTDAETGAPTPIPADARERIREYEGLEAPA, encoded by the coding sequence GACCTCGATCCGCTGGATCACGTCAACCACGCCGTCTACGCGAGCTACATCGAGACGGTCCGGATCGACTATATCAAGGACGTCCTGGGCCAGCGACAGCAGGACCTGTCGTTCGTGATCGCGAACCTCGAGATCTCCTACGAGCGGCCGATCACGCTCGGCGACGAGCCGGTCGTCGCGCTGTCGGTAACGGACCTCGGCGAGACCAGTTGTACGATGGCGTACGAGATCCGGGTCGACGGCGAGATCGCCGCGACCGCCGAAACCGTGATGGTCCACACGGACGCCGAAACCGGAGCGCCGACGCCGATTCCGGCGGATGCTCGGGAGCGGATTCGCGAGTACGAGGGGCTCGAGGCGCCGGCGTAG
- a CDS encoding class I SAM-dependent methyltransferase, whose protein sequence is MTDETAQEFYGRWARLYDLIARRTPGIPTLRCRAAAACRLERGDTVVEMGCGTGANLPYLREQVGPDGTVVGIDFTRPVLERARELTADYDNVHVVRGDATRPPVDGDVDAILATFVVGMLSDPAGAVDDWCDLVGPGGRVVLANAARSDAWYAPPVNAVFRAIVVLSTPPTTKLRYADDPHLRLDEKIDTAHARLRERSAAVADETHVFGVVRLTGGRIA, encoded by the coding sequence ATGACCGACGAAACCGCCCAGGAGTTCTACGGCCGCTGGGCGCGCCTCTACGACCTGATCGCCCGTCGGACGCCCGGCATCCCGACGCTTCGCTGCCGGGCGGCCGCCGCCTGCCGACTCGAGCGCGGCGACACCGTCGTCGAGATGGGCTGCGGAACGGGCGCGAATCTCCCGTACCTGCGCGAGCAGGTCGGCCCCGACGGGACCGTCGTCGGGATCGATTTCACGAGGCCGGTGCTCGAGCGAGCCCGCGAGCTAACGGCCGACTACGACAACGTCCACGTCGTCCGCGGCGACGCGACCCGGCCGCCCGTCGACGGGGACGTCGACGCGATCCTCGCGACGTTCGTCGTCGGGATGCTCTCCGATCCCGCGGGCGCGGTCGACGACTGGTGCGACCTCGTCGGTCCCGGCGGCCGCGTCGTCCTCGCGAACGCCGCCCGGAGCGACGCGTGGTACGCCCCGCCGGTCAACGCCGTCTTCCGGGCGATCGTCGTTCTCTCGACGCCGCCGACGACGAAGCTCCGCTACGCGGACGATCCTCACCTGCGACTCGACGAGAAGATCGATACCGCCCACGCCCGCCTTCGCGAGCGGTCGGCGGCGGTCGCGGACGAGACGCACGTCTTCGGCGTCGTTCGGCTGACGGGCGGTCGAATCGCGTAG
- a CDS encoding thiamine-phosphate synthase family protein, with translation MKFVEEIVVDEFLPTLRSLLAGELRERGLTQSEVATVLGISQSAVSKYAHGDVTSNDRVAEDERVTALVDELGDGLANGDMTPVQALIEIEVLIRELETGGDLLAQLHEEAVPELADHGSSFRVHDPESELRTSERVLSSLRRGLRVLQNASGFAALIPAVGSNLVACTPDAADVDDVAGVPGRIFDVKGRATVPSSPEFGVSEHVATVLLSARDRGADASAAINVRYDPELLDELAEQGHVTAEFDESGDVASSVGAAIGDQPDATVLYQTGGMGIEPLIYVLGPDAESVADTIRTLL, from the coding sequence ATGAAATTCGTCGAAGAGATCGTGGTCGACGAGTTCCTGCCGACGCTCCGATCGTTGCTCGCCGGCGAACTCCGCGAACGAGGACTCACGCAGAGCGAGGTTGCCACGGTACTGGGAATCAGTCAGAGCGCCGTCTCGAAGTACGCCCACGGGGACGTGACGAGCAACGACCGCGTCGCCGAGGACGAGCGCGTCACCGCGCTCGTCGACGAACTCGGCGACGGGCTCGCGAACGGCGACATGACGCCCGTCCAGGCGCTGATCGAGATCGAGGTGCTGATTCGGGAACTCGAGACCGGCGGCGACCTGCTCGCCCAGCTCCACGAGGAGGCCGTCCCGGAACTGGCCGACCACGGCTCGAGCTTCCGCGTCCACGATCCGGAGAGCGAACTCCGGACCAGCGAGCGCGTGCTCTCGTCGCTGCGGCGCGGGCTTCGCGTTCTCCAGAACGCGAGCGGCTTCGCCGCGTTGATCCCGGCGGTCGGCTCGAACCTGGTAGCCTGCACGCCCGACGCGGCGGACGTCGACGACGTCGCCGGCGTCCCGGGCCGGATCTTCGACGTCAAGGGGAGGGCGACGGTCCCGAGCAGCCCCGAGTTCGGCGTCTCCGAGCACGTCGCCACGGTGTTGCTCTCGGCGCGCGACCGCGGCGCGGACGCCTCGGCGGCGATCAACGTCAGGTACGACCCCGAACTGCTCGACGAACTGGCCGAACAGGGTCACGTCACCGCCGAGTTCGACGAGTCCGGCGACGTCGCCTCGAGCGTCGGCGCGGCGATCGGCGACCAGCCCGACGCGACAGTGCTCTACCAGACCGGCGGGATGGGGATCGAACCGCTGATCTACGTGCTGGGACCCGACGCGGAGTCGGTCGCGGACACGATCCGAACGCTGCTCTGA
- a CDS encoding universal stress protein: MIGRILVPIDRSSQSERALEYALESFPDAEITVLHVINPSSYWYGNTDGYVYADEIDAWVRRQGEELLETARRTAAEHGRDALTELKTGRPARTINEYAETHDVDHVVLGSHGRSGVSRILLGSVAEAVVRRSPVPVTIVR; the protein is encoded by the coding sequence ATGATTGGGCGGATTCTCGTTCCGATCGATCGCTCGTCCCAATCGGAGCGGGCGCTCGAGTACGCGCTGGAATCGTTTCCGGACGCCGAAATCACGGTCCTGCACGTGATCAACCCGTCGAGCTACTGGTACGGAAACACGGACGGGTACGTCTACGCGGACGAGATCGACGCGTGGGTCAGGAGACAGGGAGAGGAATTACTCGAAACCGCTCGACGGACGGCGGCCGAGCACGGACGCGACGCGCTGACGGAGCTGAAGACGGGTCGCCCGGCGCGAACGATCAACGAGTACGCGGAGACGCACGACGTGGACCACGTCGTGCTCGGAAGTCACGGCCGAAGCGGCGTGAGTCGGATTCTCCTGGGGAGCGTCGCCGAAGCCGTCGTCCGTCGGTCGCCCGTTCCGGTGACGATCGTCCGCTGA
- the dcd gene encoding dCTP deaminase, with protein MILSDADILDRLEDGDLVVEPLDDPELQIQPASVDLRLGREFLEFQRTNIPCIHPDSEREVGEYVTETVVEEGDDFILHPGDFVLGTTYERVEIPPDLIAHVEGRSSLGRLAVVVHATAGLCDPGYRGQITLELSNLGTAPVALTPGMRISQLTFTELKTEAERPYGSDRGSKYQDQDGPQASRIQSDDEFGGDQLARED; from the coding sequence ATGATTCTCTCCGACGCGGACATCCTCGACCGACTCGAGGACGGCGACCTCGTCGTCGAACCGCTCGACGACCCGGAACTCCAGATCCAGCCCGCGAGCGTCGACCTCCGGCTGGGGCGGGAGTTCCTCGAGTTCCAGCGAACGAACATCCCGTGCATCCACCCCGACTCCGAGCGCGAGGTCGGCGAGTACGTCACCGAGACGGTCGTCGAGGAGGGCGACGACTTCATCCTCCATCCTGGCGACTTCGTGCTCGGGACGACCTACGAGCGCGTCGAGATCCCGCCGGACCTGATCGCCCACGTCGAGGGGCGCTCCTCGCTGGGCCGGCTCGCCGTCGTCGTCCACGCCACGGCGGGACTGTGCGACCCGGGGTATCGCGGCCAGATCACGCTCGAACTTTCGAACCTGGGAACGGCCCCCGTCGCGCTGACGCCCGGCATGCGCATCTCGCAGCTCACCTTCACGGAGCTCAAGACCGAAGCCGAGCGCCCCTACGGCAGCGACCGCGGCTCGAAGTACCAGGATCAGGACGGTCCCCAGGCGTCGCGGATCCAGAGCGACGACGAGTTCGGCGGCGACCAGCTCGCGCGCGAGGACTGA
- the pth2 gene encoding peptidyl-tRNA hydrolase Pth2, translating to MKQAIVARTDIGMGQGKLAAQVAHASLSAYEKADSQLQSQWKQNGQKKVVLKGESERQLHELSAIADSDGIPNALVRDAGHTQLEPGTVTALAVGPAADDRVDRITGDLSLF from the coding sequence ATGAAACAGGCCATCGTCGCCCGCACCGACATCGGCATGGGACAGGGGAAACTCGCCGCGCAGGTCGCACACGCCTCGCTGTCGGCCTACGAGAAGGCCGACAGTCAGCTTCAGAGCCAGTGGAAGCAAAACGGCCAGAAGAAGGTCGTGCTCAAGGGCGAGAGCGAACGCCAGCTCCACGAACTCTCGGCGATCGCGGACAGCGATGGGATCCCGAACGCCCTGGTCCGCGACGCCGGCCACACCCAGCTCGAGCCCGGCACCGTCACCGCGCTGGCGGTCGGGCCGGCCGCGGACGACCGCGTCGATCGGATCACCGGCGATCTCTCGCTGTTCTGA
- a CDS encoding alpha/beta hydrolase encodes MTDDPHANQPIERAGAALEDAAAAMILVHGRGARAQGMLGLANEIGRDDVAYFAPQAQRGSWYPNSFLADLESNQPHLDSALGLVGGAVEDVTSDGDGQGVPLERTILLGFSQGGCLATEYAARNADRYGGVVALSGGLIGPEGTPREYDGSMEGTPVFVGCGDRDQHIPVDRVEETARVFEDLEADVEKRIYEGVGHAVLEDELEYVRELVASVAE; translated from the coding sequence ATGACCGACGATCCGCACGCGAATCAACCGATAGAACGGGCCGGCGCCGCCCTCGAGGACGCGGCGGCGGCGATGATCCTCGTCCACGGTCGCGGCGCTCGAGCGCAGGGTATGCTCGGGCTCGCGAACGAGATCGGTCGAGACGACGTCGCGTATTTTGCGCCGCAGGCACAGCGCGGCAGCTGGTACCCGAACTCGTTTCTGGCCGACCTCGAGTCGAACCAGCCCCACCTCGATTCCGCGCTCGGCCTCGTCGGCGGCGCGGTCGAGGACGTCACGTCGGACGGTGACGGCCAGGGCGTGCCGCTCGAGCGAACGATCCTGCTTGGCTTCTCGCAGGGCGGCTGTCTCGCGACCGAGTACGCCGCCCGGAACGCCGATCGGTACGGCGGCGTCGTCGCGCTGAGCGGCGGCCTGATCGGTCCCGAGGGGACGCCGCGGGAGTACGACGGTTCGATGGAGGGGACCCCGGTGTTCGTCGGCTGCGGCGATCGGGACCAGCACATCCCGGTCGACCGCGTCGAGGAAACCGCGCGGGTGTTCGAGGACCTCGAGGCCGACGTGGAGAAACGGATCTACGAGGGCGTCGGCCACGCGGTGCTCGAGGACGAACTCGAGTACGTGCGAGAGTTGGTCGCGTCCGTCGCCGAGTGA
- the truD gene encoding tRNA pseudouridine(13) synthase TruD: MRPAHPTEQAVGIEHYVSDADGVGGRLRAEDDHFRVRELERFETEPVDAPTDAYPHLVFRATLRGWDTNDFASRLSNAIGVSRERVNWAGTKDKYAVTTQLFSVYGADPDDLPEVDGADLEVLGRAGRNLEFGDLAGNAFELAVGDAERPENAATITDELHAFGGLESRRDAGGEGTSIGVPNFFGQQRFGSRRPVTHEVGLEIVRGDWEGAVMAYLGNPTDAEPEGTQEARTFVEETRDWQEALDRFPNRLRYERSMCHALAEREGEPGPADFRAALERVPSNLQRLFVHAAQSYAFNRMLSERLERGLPFDRPAAGDVVCFADADAPEGLELPDADRLQRVDERRVDSVTRHCERGRAFVTAPLVGTDTELADGEQGEIERAVLEDLALAPADFDLPGEFHSTGTRRAILVRTGLVLGDDPVTLSFALPKGSYATVVAREHLKVDPVDLG, encoded by the coding sequence ATGCGCCCAGCCCATCCTACGGAGCAGGCCGTCGGTATCGAACACTACGTCAGCGACGCCGACGGCGTCGGCGGTCGCTTGCGAGCCGAGGACGATCACTTCCGGGTGCGCGAACTCGAGCGCTTCGAGACGGAACCCGTCGACGCGCCGACGGACGCCTATCCGCACCTCGTCTTCCGGGCGACCCTGCGAGGGTGGGATACGAACGACTTCGCCTCCCGCCTGTCGAACGCGATCGGCGTCTCGCGAGAGCGCGTCAACTGGGCCGGGACGAAGGACAAGTACGCCGTGACGACGCAGCTGTTTTCGGTCTACGGCGCGGATCCCGACGACCTGCCCGAAGTCGACGGCGCCGACCTCGAGGTCCTGGGTCGGGCCGGGCGCAACCTCGAGTTCGGAGACCTCGCGGGCAACGCGTTCGAACTCGCGGTCGGCGACGCCGAGCGGCCGGAGAACGCCGCGACGATCACCGACGAACTGCACGCGTTCGGCGGACTCGAGTCGCGACGCGACGCGGGCGGCGAGGGGACGTCGATCGGCGTCCCCAACTTCTTCGGCCAGCAGCGCTTCGGCAGCCGGCGGCCGGTCACCCACGAGGTGGGCCTCGAGATCGTCCGCGGCGACTGGGAGGGAGCGGTGATGGCCTACCTGGGGAATCCGACCGACGCAGAGCCCGAGGGAACCCAGGAGGCCCGCACCTTCGTTGAAGAAACGCGGGACTGGCAGGAAGCCCTCGATCGGTTTCCCAACCGCCTGCGCTACGAGCGATCGATGTGTCACGCGCTGGCCGAGCGCGAGGGCGAGCCCGGGCCGGCGGACTTCCGCGCCGCGCTCGAGCGCGTGCCCTCGAACCTCCAGCGGCTGTTCGTCCACGCTGCCCAGTCGTACGCGTTCAACCGGATGCTGAGCGAGCGCCTCGAGCGCGGACTGCCGTTCGACCGCCCCGCCGCCGGCGACGTCGTCTGCTTTGCGGACGCCGACGCCCCGGAGGGGCTCGAGTTACCCGACGCGGATCGGCTCCAGCGCGTCGACGAGCGGCGGGTCGACTCGGTGACGCGCCACTGCGAACGCGGGCGAGCGTTCGTGACGGCCCCGCTGGTCGGCACCGACACGGAACTGGCGGACGGCGAGCAAGGCGAGATCGAACGCGCCGTGCTCGAAGACCTCGCGCTCGCACCGGCCGACTTCGACCTCCCCGGAGAGTTCCACTCGACGGGGACCCGGCGGGCGATCCTCGTTCGAACGGGACTGGTACTCGGGGACGATCCGGTGACCCTGTCGTTCGCCCTGCCGAAGGGATCGTACGCGACGGTCGTGGCGCGGGAGCACCTCAAGGTCGACCCGGTGGATCTCGGCTAA
- a CDS encoding zinc ribbon domain-containing protein yields the protein MRSKRLQREIDDLVAQGWRIEDEDRDRVVMVDREYGSVASHVLVAVLTIWWTMGLGNVLWGAYNYATNSHRRVLWERTTGCPNCGADVSEDASYCPSCGAGVETDAVAETEFACPNCEAIVPEGARYCRACGTKLADAMDASD from the coding sequence ATGCGAAGCAAACGTCTACAACGGGAGATCGACGATCTCGTCGCACAGGGGTGGAGGATCGAGGACGAGGATCGAGATCGCGTCGTCATGGTCGATCGGGAGTACGGCTCGGTCGCGTCGCACGTCCTCGTCGCGGTCCTGACGATCTGGTGGACGATGGGGCTGGGAAACGTCCTCTGGGGGGCGTACAACTACGCGACGAACTCGCACCGACGGGTACTCTGGGAGCGGACGACCGGCTGTCCGAACTGCGGGGCCGACGTCTCCGAGGACGCCTCGTACTGCCCGTCCTGTGGCGCCGGCGTCGAAACCGACGCCGTCGCCGAGACCGAATTCGCGTGTCCGAACTGCGAGGCGATCGTCCCCGAGGGCGCCCGGTACTGCCGGGCCTGCGGGACGAAACTCGCGGACGCGATGGACGCGTCCGACTAG
- a CDS encoding DUF2103 domain-containing protein, translating into MECRHCASPLEKPGDFCLVCREKNTAAIVLEAARDRATLTMLASDDADEPVIGETTVTTTPEDGENEVVELRNFAGLLGDEIRRKRPEEVYASGERAVIRAVRTDVHYPFYRVDDEDSVEAVLERRGDRALEVVETPPAEKIGGSHTTLIGGRSGMRAIHTVADHPHVKKVIPGPIDAGGKGSQSGLRAKVTRADDGGNVRMLIRNGSSVQENRVVTTAPNRELGERIRDDLNDVLAESEFQ; encoded by the coding sequence ATGGAGTGTCGCCACTGCGCCTCGCCGCTCGAGAAACCCGGCGACTTCTGTCTGGTCTGTCGGGAGAAGAACACGGCGGCGATCGTCCTCGAGGCGGCGCGCGACCGGGCGACGCTGACGATGCTGGCGAGCGACGACGCCGACGAGCCCGTCATCGGCGAGACGACGGTCACGACGACTCCCGAGGACGGCGAGAACGAGGTCGTGGAACTGCGGAACTTCGCCGGCCTGCTCGGCGACGAGATCCGCCGAAAGCGCCCGGAGGAGGTCTACGCCAGCGGCGAGCGAGCGGTGATTCGCGCGGTCAGAACCGACGTGCACTACCCCTTCTACCGCGTCGACGACGAGGATTCCGTCGAGGCGGTGCTCGAGCGCCGCGGCGATCGAGCGCTCGAGGTGGTCGAGACCCCGCCGGCCGAGAAGATCGGCGGTAGCCACACGACGCTCATCGGCGGTCGATCCGGTATGCGAGCGATCCACACCGTCGCCGACCACCCGCACGTCAAGAAGGTCATCCCCGGCCCGATCGACGCGGGCGGGAAGGGCTCGCAGTCCGGACTCCGCGCGAAGGTCACCCGGGCCGACGACGGCGGCAACGTTCGCATGCTCATCCGGAACGGCTCGAGCGTCCAGGAGAACCGCGTCGTCACCACGGCGCCGAATCGAGAACTGGGCGAGCGGATTCGCGACGACCTCAACGACGTGCTCGCCGAGTCGGAGTTTCAGTAG
- a CDS encoding eL43 family ribosomal protein, translating to MAKKGTVGSAGRFGARYGRVARRRVSEIEDDMENAEVDGDSVTRVGTGIWKNEETGEVFTGGAYRPETPAGRTVQRSIRAALAEDE from the coding sequence ATGGCCAAGAAAGGAACAGTCGGCAGCGCGGGCCGCTTTGGCGCACGCTACGGTCGCGTCGCCCGACGTCGCGTCAGCGAGATCGAAGACGACATGGAGAACGCCGAGGTCGACGGCGACAGCGTCACCCGCGTCGGCACCGGCATCTGGAAGAACGAGGAGACCGGCGAGGTCTTCACCGGCGGCGCCTACCGTCCGGAGACCCCCGCCGGCCGAACCGTCCAGCGCTCGATCCGCGCCGCGCTGGCTGAAGACGAATAA
- a CDS encoding DNA-directed RNA polymerase subunit P translates to MSYKCSRCKRDVQIDEYGGVRCPYCGHRVLLKERSRDVKEVDVQ, encoded by the coding sequence ATGAGTTACAAGTGCTCCCGCTGTAAACGCGACGTCCAGATCGACGAGTACGGCGGTGTTCGCTGCCCCTACTGCGGCCACCGCGTGCTCCTGAAAGAACGCAGCCGCGACGTCAAGGAAGTCGACGTCCAGTAA
- a CDS encoding KEOPS complex subunit Pcc1, producing the protein MTAHDATLEFEYETPSRARLVAGSVAREIGEIDDERSQTRIERDGAVVRLEIVAADVVALRAALNTWFSLVDVAERTADVGDGVLEEPGT; encoded by the coding sequence GTGACGGCTCACGACGCGACGCTCGAGTTCGAGTACGAGACGCCATCACGCGCCCGACTCGTCGCCGGGAGCGTCGCCCGTGAAATCGGCGAGATCGACGACGAGCGCTCGCAAACGCGGATCGAACGCGACGGGGCGGTCGTCCGACTCGAGATCGTCGCGGCCGACGTGGTCGCACTGCGCGCGGCGCTGAACACCTGGTTTTCGCTGGTCGACGTCGCCGAACGAACGGCCGACGTCGGCGACGGGGTCCTCGAAGAGCCGGGAACGTAG
- a CDS encoding DUF2243 domain-containing protein has product MTTDASVRRRLLIAGGTTGFGFGAVIDTVVFHLTFQTHHLLSGFYDPYSLDGLRTNVMFDGLFLLATLGIASVGLGLLWTTVNGTAERFSTRYLVGAIVVGAGVFNVFDGVVDHYLLDLHNVVHGTEAWNPPWVVASVVMLAVGLLLLRSADGYTASETA; this is encoded by the coding sequence ATGACGACGGACGCCAGCGTGCGACGTCGGCTCCTGATAGCGGGCGGAACGACCGGGTTCGGGTTCGGCGCCGTCATCGACACCGTGGTCTTTCACCTGACGTTCCAGACGCACCACCTTCTCTCCGGATTCTACGATCCGTACAGCCTCGACGGGCTGCGGACGAACGTCATGTTCGACGGGCTGTTCCTGCTGGCCACGCTCGGGATCGCGAGCGTCGGACTCGGCCTACTCTGGACCACCGTCAACGGGACCGCGGAACGGTTCTCGACGCGGTACCTCGTCGGCGCGATCGTCGTCGGAGCGGGCGTGTTCAACGTCTTCGACGGGGTCGTCGACCACTACTTACTCGATTTGCACAACGTCGTCCACGGTACCGAAGCGTGGAATCCGCCCTGGGTCGTCGCGAGCGTCGTCATGCTCGCGGTCGGACTGCTCTTGCTTCGCAGTGCCGACGGATACACCGCTTCCGAAACCGCTTGA
- a CDS encoding iron transporter: MRRRDALAAGGLVLSLSAGCLETLEREDAWRELVVDPPDGVYVPPKVDEMVSYGTETVDGRTLSLAATRPHSFWTVTGTDRARADVRNYHAIHLMASAHDAETGTVVPTSVTTTIRSRDERVDERTLWPMLSQRMGFHYGDNVPLDGDGRYVATVRIEPTSADVADGLDDRLETATTVDLEFDYAADEIEGLERRLIDADEGRGDAGAVEPMDDRDDGDDDHRDRLEELAESWIGTATSGDLEFSLAVIEAERGRDVLAVLPRTRHNRYPIPFAALSVAPVRGGATGRSVSLGERLGADLGHHYGTAVERRVLEGADELAVTVDAPPQVSRHEGYETAFLDPEPATVDVDLE; encoded by the coding sequence ATGCGACGCCGCGACGCGCTCGCCGCCGGCGGACTCGTGCTCTCGCTCTCGGCCGGCTGTCTCGAGACGCTCGAGCGGGAAGACGCCTGGCGCGAACTCGTGGTCGATCCGCCCGACGGCGTCTACGTCCCGCCGAAGGTCGACGAGATGGTGAGCTACGGAACCGAGACCGTCGACGGCCGAACCCTCTCGCTCGCAGCTACCCGCCCGCACTCGTTCTGGACGGTGACGGGAACCGACCGGGCGCGCGCGGACGTCCGGAACTATCACGCGATTCACCTGATGGCCAGCGCGCACGACGCCGAGACAGGGACCGTCGTTCCGACGTCGGTCACGACGACGATCCGCAGCCGGGACGAACGGGTCGACGAGCGCACGCTCTGGCCGATGCTCTCCCAGCGGATGGGGTTTCACTACGGCGACAACGTTCCGCTCGACGGCGACGGGCGCTACGTCGCGACGGTCCGGATCGAACCGACGAGCGCAGACGTCGCCGATGGGCTCGACGACCGTCTCGAGACCGCGACGACCGTCGACCTCGAGTTCGACTACGCGGCCGACGAGATCGAAGGCCTCGAGCGACGGTTGATCGACGCCGACGAGGGCCGCGGCGACGCCGGCGCGGTCGAGCCGATGGACGATCGCGACGACGGCGATGACGACCACCGCGATCGACTCGAGGAACTCGCCGAGTCGTGGATCGGCACTGCGACCAGCGGCGACCTCGAGTTCTCGCTGGCCGTGATCGAAGCCGAACGCGGACGCGACGTCCTCGCGGTGCTCCCGCGCACGCGTCACAACCGGTATCCGATCCCGTTCGCGGCGCTCTCGGTCGCTCCCGTTCGGGGCGGGGCGACGGGACGCAGCGTTTCGCTCGGGGAGCGACTCGGCGCCGACCTGGGCCACCACTACGGCACCGCCGTCGAGAGACGCGTTCTCGAGGGGGCCGACGAACTCGCCGTCACCGTCGACGCACCGCCGCAGGTGTCGCGCCACGAGGGGTACGAGACGGCGTTTCTCGATCCCGAACCGGCGACGGTCGACGTCGACCTCGAGTAG
- a CDS encoding prefoldin subunit beta, with protein sequence MQGNLPPEAQEKIEQLQGLQETAQEVAVQKQQAETNLNEAESALDELENVDEDTTMYRNVGELFVETDYETAQDDLEDKVDTLEIRLETLEKQEERVQDQFEDLQGDLEELLGGGMGGGPAGPGGPGAGGA encoded by the coding sequence ATGCAAGGAAATCTGCCGCCGGAAGCGCAGGAAAAAATCGAACAGCTGCAGGGTCTCCAGGAGACCGCACAGGAAGTCGCCGTCCAGAAGCAGCAGGCGGAGACGAACCTGAACGAAGCCGAAAGCGCGCTCGACGAACTCGAGAACGTCGACGAGGACACCACGATGTACCGGAACGTCGGCGAACTCTTCGTCGAGACCGACTACGAGACGGCCCAGGACGACCTCGAAGACAAGGTCGACACGCTCGAGATTCGCCTCGAGACCCTGGAGAAGCAGGAAGAGCGCGTCCAGGATCAGTTCGAGGACCTCCAGGGCGACCTCGAAGAGCTGCTCGGCGGCGGCATGGGCGGCGGTCCAGCGGGCCCGGGCGGTCCGGGCGCCGGCGGCGCGTAA
- a CDS encoding DUF3194 domain-containing protein: MTGDEPTDEEIVQTASDAAEGLIFSRYKQSDVRDYDVTVTFKDGVLEVDVYLNAPEDEADPERVADDAALAAREAVDELFAA; this comes from the coding sequence ATGACAGGCGATGAGCCGACGGACGAAGAAATCGTCCAGACGGCCTCCGACGCCGCGGAGGGGCTCATCTTCTCCCGGTACAAGCAATCGGACGTCCGCGACTACGACGTCACGGTCACGTTCAAAGACGGCGTCCTCGAGGTCGACGTCTACCTGAACGCGCCCGAGGACGAGGCCGACCCCGAGCGGGTCGCCGACGACGCCGCGCTCGCCGCGCGCGAGGCGGTCGACGAACTGTTCGCGGCGTAG